ttcttggttgtcagaacttctggatcttcagaacttctggtggctgagtccatatcagagcttgtatgacttcagatcttctgaagcatttctactgttcatagtgaacatagatgttgcgaaagcgttgcttgggtcactctttatgcacagtgcttctgatttgtgtgagatcgaatagaggtcagagtctgtaaatagcacactcagaaaaacacgttagagtaccacaattgttcatatcaaaaggttaacttgtaatcatcaaaacatagagttgtactaccagatcaaaacttgatcttacatccaCCATTGTCACCCTTCAACATCACCATTGCCAGTTTGCCACCTCTACAACTACCACCCTCCATCACTACCACCGTCACCCTTACCAACCACAAACACCATCCTCATTTTTATATAATATCGATTATTATTCAATAGTTTACGAAAtttaagtttatattaatttaaatgaaatgatAAGTTATACGGCGCACGACCAAACGttatatagtattaaattttttctAACTCTCATACTATTAAACCTAGTACTATTAAATACTATCAAATTTTATACTATACAATATATACCGAACAGACTCTCTGAAAGTGTATTATAAAAGAATTTATTGGTTATGGACGGCCGAACGTGTGAATCATTTGGTGGGTTAATCCAAAATCCGAAATATTAGTTAAAGATATCTATTCAAATTTCAAGGTGCTTGCAGTCTCCATCATAAAGAGTAAGTAGATTACTACTAATAACTATGGTCTATAATACATATCGGAAACGGAAACAGGACACGTGATGAGGACACATGTATGATGTGTGTGTAACTTGGAcataaagaaagataaaataatcACAAACCAAactccctttctctctctctttctttctcccaAATTGCAAACCAACTAGCTGGTGAGTGTTGTCTTGTTCAAAACAAGCAGCGCCACCCTCTTCACCGCCCATCGCATTCACCTATGGCCCTTGTTTCTGTTCCCAGTTTTCACCCTCCATTTAACCCTCTTCAACCTTCTTTTCTTCCACACCAAGTTCACAATCTTCATATCTATTACTATAAACACAACAACACATATATCCGTTGGTATATGACAAATTTCTTGTAGTGACAACGTGACATATTAACCCTCTGCAACCTTCTTTTCTTCCACGCCAAGTTCTCAATCTTCATCTCTAttataaacacaacaaactcacATACTAATTTGTTTTATCAACCCTTCATATTACACACACTTCACTATGAAACCAATAACCTTCCCTCAAAACACGTTCCCTGAGGTGTGGGAACATGATGATGACGACAACTCCGTCGTTTCCGATTGCGAAAGCGTCGTCGTTTCAAGCACCACCAAAACGACGCAGGCTTCCGAGTCGTCGTTTTTAGTTAAACTCGGAGAGACCGACGTCGTGCAAGACCTCATAAAGCGAAGGTTCGTTCGAGGCTTGGGTTTGCTCGGTGCAAAAACTGAGGTCGTTGCGATTCATCGAAACGCGTGCTCCGGCGTCGTTTCGCAAGCGAGGCTTCAGTGCTTCCATGTTCATGCTAAGGCGGTGGCGGAGCTTCGCGGCGGCGAGGCCAATGTGAAGTATGCTTGGTATGGAGCTCGTGGTGGCGAGAATGAGATTCGAGATGTGCTTTCTCATGGTTTTGGTCATAAACATGGTCCTTCACTCTGCCTCTCTCCAGATGATTCTCCTCTTCAAAGGTTTGTTTGCTCACATTGCTTAAATGATCTTAATCATGATTTTTAATAGCTTGTTTGAATCAACTTTTCATTACCTGcagaatcaattttttttgagtGATTCTGAAATTTTTAGTAGTTTTTCTCTGCGAGTTTgaatttaaaatcaattgtagaatttTTTTCGAATattgttttgaaattttataCATTTGAGGCAAAAAGCATGATTGGTGAGAAGCTAACTACTGTGAAAAATAAAGTGATTGTGAGACATCCTATAATCCAAACACTAATTAAAATTCAcatttgaaacttgaaagtttgCACATTTGTGATAGCAACCTGCAATTGTAAGTTGTAACTCGAAATTACTGCTATGTGACCTGAATTTATCTATTATTTCTTTATGTATCTCAAATTGCGGATTGAGACAGCAACTACAATTTTGAAACCATTGTGGATGGTTGTTTGCAAATTTATACATTTTTTGATTTGGCAAAAAATCAATTGAATGTCTGTGTTAACAAAGTTTCACACAAAGTTTCATTTGACAGTGCTTTAAACCATCCAATTTATAATtggatatatttttttgttgattgaaaattttgaaaattgattgtgttgtttgttttttGTGCAGTGTGAAAAACTGTGTAGTTGGCAAGGATGGTGTGAGGCACATGTTACTGTGCCGTGTTATTCTAGGGAGATCGGAGCTTGTGCATGATGGCAGTCAGCAATGCTACCCGAGTTCTGAGGAGTATGATTCTGGGGTGGATAGTTTCTCAGCTCCTAACAAGTACATTATTTGGAGTAACCGGATGAACACGCACGTCTTGCCTGCATATGTTATAAGCTTTCGAGTTCCTTCCGTTAAAGGTTTGAATTTTGGAAAGATGTTATATTTCTATGTTTTGAGAGTTCTGTGATGTTGTTCTatcaatttaaacaaaattgttttattttgtagAGATTGTGAAGACTGAAGAAGAACCTTTAAGACCGTCTTCGCCTTGGATGCCGTTTCCAACTCTGATCTCTGCTCTTTCCAAGGTTTTGCCTCAACCTGATATTGCCCTGTTATCCAGGTTGCACAAAGCTAAACAAGTAAGTGTTTATTACCTGCATATGGGTTTTGAGAGCTAGACTTTTGCTCGTTTTTCGCCTTGTTGATCGCTTTCTCTGTTTCTGACAGGAAAGGAAGATTTCACGGCAAGAACTGATTCAGAAAGTGAGACAAATAGCAGGAGACAAGTTGCTGACTGCAGTCATCAAGTCTTACAGAGCCAAGGTATACATCTGAACTCTGGGATTTTTATCTCTATCAAGTTTAAGGTTTTATTTGTAAATGTAAGCATTAATGAATGTAAAAGAAAATGACAACAGAAGCACTGGATATGCAAATTATTGACCCCGTACATTAACATAGCTATAATGAGCTCTAACTAAAAATTTGTTCATTGAGGAACCAATATCATAAAGCACAACTGCAGTTCTTTCTTATATTCTTGGATCTCTCTAGTCCcttaatcaattttttatgaGATCCTTCATATCTGAACATTACATTGTACAAATACTAACCTGAATCAAGGTTTTAATTTGTGCTTGTATGGTCTAAGATTTTGGATAAAGCAGCTAGAGCAATCACAATTGCGGTCAGATTATGGTCTCGTTGACCTCCAAAACTATGATATTGATCACTATCTGACTATGATTTACAACCTAGATCCTGATTTTTTatacatattttctttttttcttaagTAATGGGGTCTATCAGTTTCCAATCATGTTattggaaaaaataaaataaaaataggagTAAGAGAACTCCTGGAAATAAGTTAGATCCAGGTCCAAGATAGGTGTGAATGCCCTGCTGGCTGCTATATTCTCCATACTTCTGGATTGTATTGAAACCGAGGTTTTGTTAGAATTAGTTTGAGTCGTTGGAGTTAGACATTATTGTTAAAAGAAGACTATGGGATAAAGAAAGTAGCATTTGACCTGTGGAATTAGTTTTAAACTGGATAATTGATTTGGTGGTAGTCACATGCCAGTGGTACCTATCTAACTAGTACTTATTCTTATCGGCTTTGAATCTAGAATGAAAAGTGAAATTGAATGAAGTTAAAACCATAGTAGGTTTAAGATTAGATATTGTTGATCATTTTGTCTAGTAATAATTGATAATAACTGTGTGGAATGTGGCTGTTAAGAAATGCCAACCCATGTTAGTAGGCTAACGGAACAGCAAGAGCAACAATCTCTTGCTTCAAACAtttcttttcttaattttttttttctggaaacGGACCCTCTACAGTTGATTATCCATTATCCAACTGCACCATGTGCAGTTCCCAACTATGTATGAAAGGATTTTAGAtatgtttgtttttaatttgttaaatCATGGAAACAAAATATTCAAAGGTTGGGATCCTTTGCAGTTGAAAAACAGCTTCACAGGATCATGATCCTTCTCAACTGTTTTATTCATGTGTTTCCTTTTGCTTTTCTTTGGGCATTCTGCATTTGGCTACATGTTAGAATTGTCTATTCAATCTAACTTGGTGAATTTGTTTGTCTTTCAGAAAAAACCCTGTAAATTCTCTGCATACAAGGTGAAGGAATGACAACCAGACAGTTAGCACAGGTAGAGTGATTTGCTTCATGAGTTTATAAGTGAAAACAAGAGCGGGTCATTAATGTTATTGACTCAAAGCTCTTGATGTGACATAGCAGAAAGAATTGCTTTTTCTTTCTGGTTGCTAGTGGGAATGATGTCCTCCAAGAATAAGGAGAGGCTATCATGGAGACATGGATACATTGAGAGGCTCCAATGTACTACTAACCTTAATGTAAATATCAATTTTGTTgtaattctcttttttttcatgAAAGAGGTCATTTCTTTTTTGGTCTTGTACAAGTATCTTCATGGCAAACAATATTGTTAGATTTGAAGACCCTTAGGTGCTAGAGTTTGATTTCATGAATATGGGTTTTTTCGATGCACAAGAGTCAAAACCGAGAAAGATATTTGTTGAAAGAGATATGCACTGTTTTTTGAGCAAGTAATGACATTTTTCAAAGTCAAAAAAATTAGTGGTTTATTTTTTCGTCcctactttaaaaaaaatggaaatactTGTTACGAGAACAATTGAAAACGAAGCCAAATGAAAGAATATAATTGGCCAAATGAAAGAATATGATTAGCGATTTAGACTTTGCATTCCGTCAAACAATAAATTGTAAGAAGATATGTAAGCATTCTTGTGTTTCGTCAAATTATTTATCGTAACATATAGCATTTGTCTAAAATAAAAATGTTCATTTTAGAAATATTAGTGCTTTATTTTCCGATGCatcaaaaaaagaaatattagtgctttattttttttttcctctgatAACAATTTTTCCAATCTCTCTCCCGTGTGCAGTAATATTTTACTTccgttataaaaaaaaattgtgttgttATTTTCCATAACAAATTGATATTCATGTTTTTTCTAAATGATATTCATGTTGAAATGTGACATAACTTTACTATGTTGAAATTTTATGTTTGCTTgtctatttaaaaaataatgacaAATTTTGATAGAATTTATCTGTTTAATATctataaagagaaaaaataaatacaaaactTCAAACCTGCACACTTGACAATTATATTTGCTAATGTCCTGATCTAGATTTTTTATCTGCATTTGAGTTTCTATGAAATTCCTTGAATTTGGTCCTCTTTGCTAACTTGCCTTTAGATTTTTGGTCTTCCTCCAGAATACTCGA
This is a stretch of genomic DNA from Lotus japonicus ecotype B-129 chromosome 1, LjGifu_v1.2. It encodes these proteins:
- the LOC130734520 gene encoding probable inactive poly [ADP-ribose] polymerase SRO2 encodes the protein MKPITFPQNTFPEVWEHDDDDNSVVSDCESVVVSSTTKTTQASESSFLVKLGETDVVQDLIKRRFVRGLGLLGAKTEVVAIHRNACSGVVSQARLQCFHVHAKAVAELRGGEANVKYAWYGARGGENEIRDVLSHGFGHKHGPSLCLSPDDSPLQSVKNCVVGKDGVRHMLLCRVILGRSELVHDGSQQCYPSSEEYDSGVDSFSAPNKYIIWSNRMNTHVLPAYVISFRVPSVKEIVKTEEEPLRPSSPWMPFPTLISALSKVLPQPDIALLSRLHKAKQERKISRQELIQKVRQIAGDKLLTAVIKSYRAKKKPCKFSAYKVKE